A single Roseomonas gilardii DNA region contains:
- a CDS encoding dihydrodipicolinate synthase family protein: MALDSTACGLFPIAPTPFHPDGRIDVASVDTLMERYLAAGATGVTVLGIMGEAPKLEPEESLDIAARFVKGMAGLPVIVGVSAPGFAAMRSLSRAVMDKGAAGVMIAPVPSLRTDDQIVTYYRQAIEAIGDDVPFVIQDYPLTLSVQMTPGVIRRIVQEHPSCVMLKHEDWPGLEKISTLRGYQEDGSLRPISILTGNGGMFLDFEMERGADGAMTGYAFPEMLADVVQLQKEGARDAAHDLFDAHLPLLRYEQQQGVGLAVRKYVLMRRGFIASDAQRKPGAALTAAARAEVDYLLLRLARKDARAAL; the protein is encoded by the coding sequence TGGCTCTCGATTCCACCGCCTGCGGCCTGTTCCCCATCGCGCCGACACCCTTCCACCCGGATGGGCGGATCGATGTGGCCTCGGTGGATACCCTGATGGAGCGCTACCTCGCCGCCGGTGCCACGGGCGTCACGGTGCTCGGCATCATGGGCGAGGCGCCGAAGCTGGAGCCGGAGGAGTCCCTCGACATCGCCGCGCGCTTCGTGAAGGGCATGGCGGGGCTTCCCGTCATCGTCGGCGTGTCGGCGCCCGGCTTCGCCGCCATGCGCTCCCTCAGCCGCGCGGTGATGGACAAGGGGGCGGCGGGGGTGATGATCGCGCCGGTGCCGTCGCTGCGCACCGACGACCAGATCGTCACCTACTATCGCCAGGCGATCGAGGCCATCGGCGACGACGTGCCCTTCGTGATCCAGGACTATCCGCTGACCCTCTCGGTGCAGATGACGCCCGGGGTGATCCGCCGGATCGTGCAGGAGCATCCCTCCTGCGTGATGCTGAAGCACGAGGACTGGCCGGGCCTGGAGAAGATCTCCACCCTGCGGGGTTATCAGGAGGACGGCTCGCTGCGCCCGATTTCCATCCTGACCGGCAATGGCGGGATGTTCCTGGACTTCGAGATGGAGCGCGGCGCGGACGGGGCCATGACGGGCTATGCCTTTCCCGAAATGCTGGCGGATGTGGTGCAGCTGCAGAAGGAAGGCGCGCGGGACGCGGCGCATGACCTGTTCGACGCCCATCTGCCGCTGCTGCGCTACGAGCAGCAGCAGGGGGTGGGCCTCGCGGTCCGTAAATACGTGCTGATGCGCCGCGGCTTCATCGCCTCCGACGCGCAGCGCAAGCCCGGTGCGGCCCTGACCGCCGCTGCGCGGGCGGAAGTGGACTATCTGCTGCTTCGCCTCGCCCGGAAGGATGCCCGCGCGGCCCTGTGA